taataataatgataataataataatgataataataataataataataataataataatagtattattaataatgaaagcGATAACGAATCTAATGGCACCAGTAACAACTATAACGATGAAGCCAATGataaccaccaccaccaccaagaTGACGAACACCATGGTAATGGTAACGacaatgataatgaaaattacaACAATCAAAACGTGAACCACGAAAAATTGGCAAgcattaaaaacaaaaactacaacaacaatgaaAGCGACAATGAATCAATCgaagaaattaattcaaatcataataatgataataacaataacacaAACAATAATGACAACAgcagcaataataataataataataataatagtaataataataataataataatagtaaagaaataaatgaaGATAAAGAAAACTATAACAACTGtgaccaacaccaccacaatcataataataataacaacaacaaatacaatggtggtagtagttaTAATTACAATAGTAAAAATTGTAAAGAATATATTAACAATCTTGAAAACTTATTAAAACTatcaaataaagaaaataaagaactCTATGAGAAAATCATTAGTTTGGGtagtattttaaatgaaaagaaaacaCTTCTTTCAAAGTATCGTAATGTTTTAATCGACTATCTTGAAGATGTCCACATTTACGATGAAAACGGTAATGCTAATCCAAACTATgacaattataataacacacaacaaaaatcaattaaagatttcGATGTTGGTAAAGATTTagttaaatcaaatttaaatttacaatttcataattataataataaagattataataaagaatataataataacaacaacggcaacaataataaagattataataataataaggaatataacaatattaataataataatatcagtagtaacaacaacaacaacaacaacaacaacaacaacaacaatagtagtaataaagaatataaagaaaa
This region of Dictyostelium discoideum AX4 chromosome 3 chromosome, whole genome shotgun sequence genomic DNA includes:
- the mybF gene encoding myb domain-containing protein — translated: MKSMQYHPPTTTLVSEFNKEKYNNSNHYNDNNDNNNNNNNNNNDNNNNDNNNNNNNNNNSIINNESDNESNGTSNNYNDEANDNHHHHQDDEHHGNGNDNDNENYNNQNVNHEKLASIKNKNYNNNESDNESIEEINSNHNNDNNNNTNNNDNSSNNNNNNNNSNNNNNNNSKEINEDKENYNNCDQHHHNHNNNNNNKYNGGSSYNYNSKNCKEYINNLENLLKLSNKENKELYEKIISLGSILNEKKTLLSKYRNVLIDYLEDVHIYDENGNANPNYDNYNNTQQKSIKDFDVGKDLVKSNLNLQFHNYNNKDYNKEYNNNNNGNNNKDYNNNKEYNNINNNNISSNNNNNNNNNNNNNSSNKEYKEKEYKEKEYKEKEFKESKDSSLKRKSSSDDDGDDSGRDTKKYKPGRTVWTLEEEELYKEVFNHYGKNWKKIKTHFPDKSKSQVTSHGQYLIKINKLQDLQKVKSPPTLNITLNDIIEQLKQQQQQQQQQQQQQQQQQQQQQQQQQNNIVINNENTNDNNNHNNNNYNDNNNNSNNNNNFNNSNNNNTNKFIDEDDD